Genomic segment of Paenalkalicoccus suaedae:
AGGTAACAAGTAAGAGTAACGTTGGGAAAATAGAGAACTGTAGCGGTTCTCTTGTATTCATCGAAATTAATATAATTAAAAGCGCAGTGGCGATATTGATGATAATAAGCAAGTCAATAATCGCTGTTGGAAGCGGAATAATTAACATGATGACTATAAGAACTACCGCCATTAATACACTAAAATCTTTTAAAGGCATATGCGCTTCTTCCCTTCTTCTTTAAACCCTAAATCTTCTTTTGAATCCGATAAACGTATGCTAAAACCTCTGCTACAGCTTTAAATAAATCCTCTGGAACTTCTTGTCCGATTTCCGCATTTTTATATAAAGCTCTTGCTAGTGGTCTATTTTCAACAGTAATAATATTATGAGATTTCGCCGTGTTTTTAATTTTAAGGGCGATATAATCGACACCCTTTGCGATCACAACAGGGGCATCCATTTTGTCATTGTCATATTTAAGTGCAATCGCATAGTGCGTCGGGTTTGTGATAACGACGTCTGCTTTAGGAACATCCTGCATCATACGACTCATCGCCATTTGGCGTTGCTTTTCTTTAATTTTAGATTTGATCAGAGGGTCACCCTCCATTTTTTTATACTCGTCCTTTACATCTTGCTTAGACATCTTAATGTTTTTTTCGTGATCATATTTTTGATACATATAGTCTAAGATAGCTAAAAAGATAAGTAGGAACCCTACTGCAAGCCCCATGATAATAATTAAATTGCCAACTAAACTTGCGGAATCGTAAACAGAATATAAACCGATGTGCAATAAATCATCCATAAAGAACCACATCACCGCACCAGTTACAAGACTAACTAAAAAGATCTTAAGCATCGATTTTACAAACTCTACCAATGCTCGTATTGAGAAAATTCGTTTGAAGCCTTTAATTGGATCTACTTTTTCAAGCTTCACTTTTACCGCCTCAGGAGCAAATAAAACACCTACTTGAATGTAGTTACTTACTAGTCCTCCGAGTGCAGCAACTCCCATAATCGGTGAGACTGCGAGAGTAGCTTGCCAAGCAAACGTCAGCATAATATGATGGAGATTTTCTTCTGTTAAATCGATTAATAAATAATCGGTGAAGGTAAATTGTGTAATATGAATAAGCTGATCCACAATCAGCCGTCCTGCTAGCCAAAAGAAGATAAAGACGAACAGGATGATAAAGGATGTATTTACATCCGTACTTTTTGCAACCTGGCCTTTTTGTCTGGACTCACGTTGTTTTTTGGGTGTTGCACGCTCTGTTTTTTCTTGCGCGAAATATTGCAAATCTAAACGTAAAAACATACGTGCTACACCCTTCCGTACAGAGTCATTAATGTTCGCATCGTCTCAATAACCACCTCAGAGAGATGTTGGACTAACACAAAAAATGGCGCCATTGTTACAATCATGATAATAAAGCCTAAAA
This window contains:
- the flhB gene encoding flagellar biosynthesis protein FlhB, encoding MFLRLDLQYFAQEKTERATPKKQRESRQKGQVAKSTDVNTSFIILFVFIFFWLAGRLIVDQLIHITQFTFTDYLLIDLTEENLHHIMLTFAWQATLAVSPIMGVAALGGLVSNYIQVGVLFAPEAVKVKLEKVDPIKGFKRIFSIRALVEFVKSMLKIFLVSLVTGAVMWFFMDDLLHIGLYSVYDSASLVGNLIIIMGLAVGFLLIFLAILDYMYQKYDHEKNIKMSKQDVKDEYKKMEGDPLIKSKIKEKQRQMAMSRMMQDVPKADVVITNPTHYAIALKYDNDKMDAPVVIAKGVDYIALKIKNTAKSHNIITVENRPLARALYKNAEIGQEVPEDLFKAVAEVLAYVYRIQKKI